The Alosa alosa isolate M-15738 ecotype Scorff River chromosome 9, AALO_Geno_1.1, whole genome shotgun sequence genome includes a region encoding these proteins:
- the impact gene encoding protein IMPACT isoform X2, whose amino-acid sequence MAQQDMGDLQSQIDEIEALSSIYGDEWCVIDEASRIFCIKISDSSDHPKWTACLQTILPADYPSRAPPLYQINAGWLRGPERMELSNSLEEIYLENAGESILYLWVEKIREFLVEKSLSSDSVEESELRKTMVTEEEEDYDDEEDHIDYSVLKNTDQAHLFVDRLGGEELPEIKHGEPITERRSTFQPHLAMVVTPKQVRLVLDKLYENKKIASATHNIYAYRIHCEDKNTFLQDCEDDGETAAGGRLLHLLQILDVRNVMVVVTRWYGGILLGPDRFKHINNCARSILVQEGFAECSEEAGRGGGKSKKSRGKKTK is encoded by the exons ATGGCTCAGCAGGATATGGGTGATCTTCAATCTCAG ATAGATGAGATTGAAGCTCTGTCATCCATATATGGTGATGAATGGTGTGTGATTGATGAAGCTTCAAGAATATTTTGCATCAAAATATCTGACAGTTCAGACCATCCAAAATGGACAGCTTGTTTACAG ACGATTCTACCTGCAGACTATCCCAGCAGAGCACCACCTCTATATCAAATAAA TGCTGGGTGGCTGAGAGGTCCAGAAAGAATGGAACTGTCAAACAGCCTGGAGGAGATTTATTT GGAGAATGCTGGTGAGAGTATCCTCTATCTTTGGGTGGAGAAAATTCGGGAATTTCTTGTGGAGAAGTCTCTCAGCTCTGATTCGG TGGAGGAGTCTGAGCTGAGAAAAACCAtggtgacagaggaagaggaagattaTGACGATGAGGAAGACCATATAGACTACAGCGTGCTGAAGAACACCGACCAAGCCCATCTTTTTGTAGATCGACTTGGGG ggGAAGAGTTGCCTGAAATTAAACACGGTGAACCCATCACAGAAAGACGGAGCACCTTCCAACCTCACTTAGCTATGGTGGTCACCCCCAAGCAG GTCCGACTGGTACTGGACAAgctgtatgaaaataaaaagataGCCAGTGCCACTCACAACATCTATGCATACCG GATACACTGTGAGGACAAGAACACCTTCCTACAAGACTGTGAGGATGATGGTGAGACAGCTGCAGGTGGAAGACTGCTTCATCTTTTGCAG ATTCTGGATGTTCGGAATGTGATGGTTGTGGTCACTCGCTGGTACGGGGGCATTCTGCTGGGGCCAGACCGCTTCAAACACATCAACAACTGTGCCAGGAGCATCCTGGTCCAGGAGGGCTTCGCTGAATGTTCG GAAGAAGCGGGCAGAGGCGGAGGGAAGAGCAAGAAGTCCCGAGGCAAGAAGACAAAGTAA
- the impact gene encoding protein IMPACT isoform X1, with protein MAQQDMGDLQSQIDEIEALSSIYGDEWCVIDEASRIFCIKISDSSDHPKWTACLQTILPADYPSRAPPLYQINAGWLRGPERMELSNSLEEIYLENAGESILYLWVEKIREFLVEKSLSSDSVEESELRKTMVTEEEEDYDDEEDHIDYSVLKNTDQAHLFVDRLGGEELPEIKHGEPITERRSTFQPHLAMVVTPKQVRLVLDKLYENKKIASATHNIYAYRIHCEDKNTFLQDCEDDGETAAGGRLLHLLQILDVRNVMVVVTRWYGGILLGPDRFKHINNCARSILVQEGFAECSEEEAGRGGGKSKKSRGKKTK; from the exons ATGGCTCAGCAGGATATGGGTGATCTTCAATCTCAG ATAGATGAGATTGAAGCTCTGTCATCCATATATGGTGATGAATGGTGTGTGATTGATGAAGCTTCAAGAATATTTTGCATCAAAATATCTGACAGTTCAGACCATCCAAAATGGACAGCTTGTTTACAG ACGATTCTACCTGCAGACTATCCCAGCAGAGCACCACCTCTATATCAAATAAA TGCTGGGTGGCTGAGAGGTCCAGAAAGAATGGAACTGTCAAACAGCCTGGAGGAGATTTATTT GGAGAATGCTGGTGAGAGTATCCTCTATCTTTGGGTGGAGAAAATTCGGGAATTTCTTGTGGAGAAGTCTCTCAGCTCTGATTCGG TGGAGGAGTCTGAGCTGAGAAAAACCAtggtgacagaggaagaggaagattaTGACGATGAGGAAGACCATATAGACTACAGCGTGCTGAAGAACACCGACCAAGCCCATCTTTTTGTAGATCGACTTGGGG ggGAAGAGTTGCCTGAAATTAAACACGGTGAACCCATCACAGAAAGACGGAGCACCTTCCAACCTCACTTAGCTATGGTGGTCACCCCCAAGCAG GTCCGACTGGTACTGGACAAgctgtatgaaaataaaaagataGCCAGTGCCACTCACAACATCTATGCATACCG GATACACTGTGAGGACAAGAACACCTTCCTACAAGACTGTGAGGATGATGGTGAGACAGCTGCAGGTGGAAGACTGCTTCATCTTTTGCAG ATTCTGGATGTTCGGAATGTGATGGTTGTGGTCACTCGCTGGTACGGGGGCATTCTGCTGGGGCCAGACCGCTTCAAACACATCAACAACTGTGCCAGGAGCATCCTGGTCCAGGAGGGCTTCGCTGAATGTTCG gAAGAAGAAGCGGGCAGAGGCGGAGGGAAGAGCAAGAAGTCCCGAGGCAAGAAGACAAAGTAA
- the impact gene encoding protein IMPACT isoform X3, whose protein sequence is MKLQEYFASKYLTVQTIQNGQLVYSAGWLRGPERMELSNSLEEIYLENAGESILYLWVEKIREFLVEKSLSSDSVEESELRKTMVTEEEEDYDDEEDHIDYSVLKNTDQAHLFVDRLGGEELPEIKHGEPITERRSTFQPHLAMVVTPKQVRLVLDKLYENKKIASATHNIYAYRIHCEDKNTFLQDCEDDGETAAGGRLLHLLQILDVRNVMVVVTRWYGGILLGPDRFKHINNCARSILVQEGFAECSEEEAGRGGGKSKKSRGKKTK, encoded by the exons ATGAAGCTTCAAGAATATTTTGCATCAAAATATCTGACAGTTCAGACCATCCAAAATGGACAGCTTGTTTACAG TGCTGGGTGGCTGAGAGGTCCAGAAAGAATGGAACTGTCAAACAGCCTGGAGGAGATTTATTT GGAGAATGCTGGTGAGAGTATCCTCTATCTTTGGGTGGAGAAAATTCGGGAATTTCTTGTGGAGAAGTCTCTCAGCTCTGATTCGG TGGAGGAGTCTGAGCTGAGAAAAACCAtggtgacagaggaagaggaagattaTGACGATGAGGAAGACCATATAGACTACAGCGTGCTGAAGAACACCGACCAAGCCCATCTTTTTGTAGATCGACTTGGGG ggGAAGAGTTGCCTGAAATTAAACACGGTGAACCCATCACAGAAAGACGGAGCACCTTCCAACCTCACTTAGCTATGGTGGTCACCCCCAAGCAG GTCCGACTGGTACTGGACAAgctgtatgaaaataaaaagataGCCAGTGCCACTCACAACATCTATGCATACCG GATACACTGTGAGGACAAGAACACCTTCCTACAAGACTGTGAGGATGATGGTGAGACAGCTGCAGGTGGAAGACTGCTTCATCTTTTGCAG ATTCTGGATGTTCGGAATGTGATGGTTGTGGTCACTCGCTGGTACGGGGGCATTCTGCTGGGGCCAGACCGCTTCAAACACATCAACAACTGTGCCAGGAGCATCCTGGTCCAGGAGGGCTTCGCTGAATGTTCG gAAGAAGAAGCGGGCAGAGGCGGAGGGAAGAGCAAGAAGTCCCGAGGCAAGAAGACAAAGTAA